The genomic stretch GGTGCGGTCGTGTCGTCGGAGCTTTTGATCAACATTTTCATCCCGAATACGCCGCTGCATGACGGGGCGGTGATGATTCGCGCCAACCGCGTGGGCGCAGCGTCCTGCTTCCTGCCGCTGTCCGACTCCTCGCGAATTTCCAAAGAGCTTGGCACGCGCCACCGTGCAGGGATCGGGATCACCGAGGTGTCAGACGCTTTGGTGGCGATCGTGTCGGAAGAGACGGGGACCGTGTCTGTGGCGATCCACGGGGAGATCACGCGCAACCTCGATGAACAGTCGTTCCGAGAGTTTTTGACCACCCATCTCGCGCCTCCGAAGCAAGGCGGCTTCACGCTGTTTGGCAGAAAGGCGGGGTCGTAGCATGATGGATCGTTTTTTGCGCAACAACACGGCGGTCAAGATCCTCTCGGCGGTGCTTGCCGTTGTGCTTTGGCTGATCGTGCATCAGGGCGATGACACGACGGCCAAGAGCGGGTTTACCGCCCAGCCTAAGCAGCAGTTGGAGAAAAATGTGGTGGTGCTGTACGACGAGCAAAACTATTTCCTCGTCAAAAGTCCCAAGGTCACGCTGACCTTGCGCGGCTCCTATCTCGACATCATGAACGCGGTGGCTCAAGGCGACGCGATCAAGGCGGTCGCCGATGCGTCCAAGCTCGGTGTCGGCGTGCATGAGGTGCCCGTGTATGTGCACGGTGCGCCTGCAGGCGTGTCGATCGAAAGCTCCACCGTCCAGATCGAGCTGGAAGCGGTGGAAAACCGCGAGTTCCCGGTCGTACTGCGGATGCAAGGCAAGCCAGGCGAAGGCATGGTGGCGGGGGAGGCGCTCCTTTCCCCGAAGACGGTGATCGTGACGGGCGCGAAGTCGGCGCTGAACCGCATCGATCAGGTCATCGCTCAGATCGGGCTGGAAGAGGCGAAGGAAGTGATTCAGACGACCGTGCCGCTGACGGCGATCGATAAAAAAGGCGACCCGGTCGAAGGCGTGCGTCTGAGCCGCGACCGCGTGGAAGTGAACATTCCGATCGTCAAGCCGTCCAAGTCAGTACCGCTGCGTTTGCAGTTTAAAGGCGACCTGCCGACCG from Tumebacillus algifaecis encodes the following:
- a CDS encoding CdaR family protein, encoding MMDRFLRNNTAVKILSAVLAVVLWLIVHQGDDTTAKSGFTAQPKQQLEKNVVVLYDEQNYFLVKSPKVTLTLRGSYLDIMNAVAQGDAIKAVADASKLGVGVHEVPVYVHGAPAGVSIESSTVQIELEAVENREFPVVLRMQGKPGEGMVAGEALLSPKTVIVTGAKSALNRIDQVIAQIGLEEAKEVIQTTVPLTAIDKKGDPVEGVRLSRDRVEVNIPIVKPSKSVPLRLQFKGDLPTGFAVQEVKQSGTVTIYGTADALAKIDSYPAPVIDLTNLNKSMKLTVTLTPLEGVTSVQPEQVEVEVVVVPAVERTFENIAVKVNGLKEGESYDILGGTDRVAVTVEGAKNKLDGLTAQDINAFLDLTNQPAGQSEMRVQVTSPNFVKVVTVAPATMKLEIKK